One Sus scrofa isolate TJ Tabasco breed Duroc chromosome 1, Sscrofa11.1, whole genome shotgun sequence DNA segment encodes these proteins:
- the MCEE gene encoding methylmalonyl-CoA epimerase, mitochondrial: MARLLRVTGASAAGFFSRLQTPVPTVRTFSMSLTSNQVASPVWNLGRLNHIAIAVQDLEKSKAFYKNVLGAQVGEMASIPEHGVSVVFVNLGNTKMELLHPLGNDSPIAGFLQKNKAGGMHHICIEVDNINAAMMDLKEKKIRILSEEPKIGAHGKPVIFLHPNDCGGVLVELEQA; encoded by the exons ATGGCGCGCCTCTTGAGGGTGACTGGCGCGAGCGCTGCAG ggtttttttccaGACTTCAAACTCCTGTTCCAACAGTAAGAACTTTTTCCATGTCGCTGACCTCGAATCAAGTGGCTAGTCCTGTATGGAACCTGGGGCGACTCAATCATATAGCAATAGCAGTGCAAGACTTGGAAAAGTCCAAGGCATTTTATAAGAATGTTCTGGGGGCCCAAGTAGGTGAGATGGCCTCTATTCCTGAACATGGAGTGTCCGTTGTTTTTGTCAACCTGGGAAATACCAAGATGGAACTGCTTCATCCACTGGGAAATGACAGTCCAATTGCAGGTTTTCtgcagaaaaacaaagctggagggaTGCATCACATCTGCATTGag gTGGATAATATAAATGCAGCTATGATggatttgaaagaaaagaagattcGCATTCTAAGTGAAGAGCCCAAAATAGGAGCACATGGAAAACCAGTGATTTTTCTCCATCCTAATGACTGCGGTGGAGTCCTTGTGGAACTGGAGCAAGCATGA
- the MCEE gene encoding methylmalonyl-CoA epimerase, mitochondrial isoform X1, with protein sequence MASILLRTMEGFFSRLQTPVPTVRTFSMSLTSNQVASPVWNLGRLNHIAIAVQDLEKSKAFYKNVLGAQVGEMASIPEHGVSVVFVNLGNTKMELLHPLGNDSPIAGFLQKNKAGGMHHICIEVDNINAAMMDLKEKKIRILSEEPKIGAHGKPVIFLHPNDCGGVLVELEQA encoded by the exons ATGGCCAGTATCCTGCTGAGAACGATGGAAG ggtttttttccaGACTTCAAACTCCTGTTCCAACAGTAAGAACTTTTTCCATGTCGCTGACCTCGAATCAAGTGGCTAGTCCTGTATGGAACCTGGGGCGACTCAATCATATAGCAATAGCAGTGCAAGACTTGGAAAAGTCCAAGGCATTTTATAAGAATGTTCTGGGGGCCCAAGTAGGTGAGATGGCCTCTATTCCTGAACATGGAGTGTCCGTTGTTTTTGTCAACCTGGGAAATACCAAGATGGAACTGCTTCATCCACTGGGAAATGACAGTCCAATTGCAGGTTTTCtgcagaaaaacaaagctggagggaTGCATCACATCTGCATTGag gTGGATAATATAAATGCAGCTATGATggatttgaaagaaaagaagattcGCATTCTAAGTGAAGAGCCCAAAATAGGAGCACATGGAAAACCAGTGATTTTTCTCCATCCTAATGACTGCGGTGGAGTCCTTGTGGAACTGGAGCAAGCATGA